The following coding sequences lie in one Apium graveolens cultivar Ventura chromosome 3, ASM990537v1, whole genome shotgun sequence genomic window:
- the LOC141714696 gene encoding uncharacterized protein LOC141714696: MPPRRDPFHIDPAQLTDMIGQAVAQAVQQALANQGNQNGEGNQNGEGNQNGEGNQNGHENQNGNGNQNQNGQGHQLEPFVWLERFVKQKPDSFSAAPTPIDAENWIKVRLAVYKLEGDAQRWWRGVKATKGEQYTEALEWQRFKEVFYEQYFSNADREAYLREFHSIMQHQDESITDYMARFIRLAGFAGTVAGTAAQQADKFKWGLKSHLRGSIISFKFDNVAEAADAAKDVEKERIDFRTSRSNSGSKRTRDDQGFAQGRQWYGGQNGQQGQWRGQNQNRGGQSFHGRNQYVGQNQNQQFQRQKQPRQWQNHQQGQSRYSVYGGNPNMIPVAPCTTCGGHHPGRACYRQTGACFLCGSMSHKARDCTLSRNPGGGGAGGGSGSGSQQNPTARVFALTANQAAANSVTVSGTLLVGRRDAYVLFDTGSTHSVVSLSFVRHLDVAPSLLYPHMSISTPMGNSVVISDVYRECPIAVGDRSCKVNLLPMEMHDFDIILGMDWLSEHRATIDCQGKRVIFGDADKPEFVYQGSQPKGDVKLIYALKASKLLSKGCDGYLAFVKDTSKDEPRIEDYPVVREYEDVFPNELPGLPPHREVEFTIELVPGVEHISKAPYRMAPLELQELKEQLQELLDRGFIRPMAFLGHVVSSRGIELDPAKVEAITNWPRPSNVTEVRSFLGLAGYYRHFVEGFSSIALPLTQLMRKGIKFEWNDDRDKSFQEETTPVHELAEIFQRDIVRLHGVPVSIVSDRDTRFTSRFWKGFQQVWGTRLNFSTAFHPQTDGQSERTIQTLEDMLRACALEWTGDWDKYLYLVEFAYNNSWHASIGMPPFEALYGRRCRAPSCWDEVGERVIEGPELVRITNEKVEKVKESLKEARSRQQSYADQHRKFGGFEPGDHVFLKVSPCKGVKRFGMKGKLSPRYVGPFDVMEKVGEVSYRVALPPQLSHDPHKGKTILPSSANSSEGLSSSESDEDSDHDDPEKAQLKTAIDAFKKSNVGSSLHFNTNPSYYNADAEHFRETGWDFAWRDAHTSISSAVGIQHVHRAHDELQNPELKLHLNASTISVKGIQSEIADMKKSHASLHNKIDAFMINPPTYAELIGVKNVVKAVV; this comes from the exons atgcctCCTAGACGTGATCCCTTTCATATTGACCCCGCTCAGCTTACTGATATGATAGGGCAAGCAGTGGCTCAGGCTGTACAGCAGGCTTTGGCaaaccaaggaaatcagaatggagagGGAAATCAGAATGGAGAAGGGAATCAGAATGGAGAGGGAAATCAAAATGGACACGAAAATCAGAATGGCAATGGTAATCAGAATCAGAATGGTCAGGGCCATCAGTTAGAGCCGTTTGTATGGTTGGAGAGGTTTGTGAAGCAGAAACCAGATTCTTTTAGTGCAGCACCGACTCCTATTGAtgctgaaaattggatt aaggtcAGGTTAGCTGTGTATAAGTTGGAGGGGGATGCTCAGAGGTGGTGGAGAGGAGTGAAAGCTACTAAAGGGGAGCAGTATACAGAGGCTTTGGAATGGCAGAGATTCAAGGAAGTATTCTATGAGCAATACTTTTCTAATGCTGATAGGGAGGCTTATTTGAGGGAGTTTCATTCTATTATGCAGCACCAGGATGAGAGCATTACTGATTATATGGCGAGGTTTATAAGGCTGGCTGGATTTGCTGGGACAGTTGCAGGGACTGCTGCGCAGCAGGCTGATAAATTTAAATGGGGGTTGAAGTCTCATCTGAGGGGttccataatttcttttaaatttgataatgtggcagAGGCGGCTGATGCAGCAAAGGATGTTGAGAAGGAGCGCATAGATTTTAGGACTTCCAGGTCTAACAGTGGTAGTAAGAGGACTAGGGATGATCAGGGTTTTGCACAGGGTAGACAGTGGTATGGAGGTCAAAATGGTCAGCAAGGACAGTGGCGCGGACAGAATCAGAATAGGGGCGGTCAATCATTCCACGGCCGAAATCAGTATGTTGgtcagaatcagaatcagcagTTTCAGCGACAGAAGCAGCCTAGACAGTGGCAGAATCATCAGCAGGGACAGAGCCGTTACTCAGTGTATGGGGGAAACCCCAATATGATTCCTGTGGCTCCTTGTACTACATGTGGTGGACATCATCCAGGTAGAGCTTGTTACAGACAGACTGGGGCTTGTTTCTTATGTGGTAGCATGTCCCATAAGGCAAGGGATTGCACATTGTCACGCAACCCTGGTGGAGGAGGAGCTGGCGGTGGTAGTGGCAGTGGAAGTCAGCAGAATCCTACAGCCAGAGTGTTTGCATTGACGGCAAATCAGGCAGCAGCTAATTCAGTTACCGTTTCAGGAACACTTCTTGTTGGTAGACGTGAtgcttatgtgttatttgatactgGTTCAACCCATTCTGTTGTGTCTTTATCATTTGTTCGTCATCTTGACGTTGCACCTTCATTATTATATCCTCATATGTCTATTTCTACCCCGATGGGGAATTCTGTTGTTATTTCTGATGTGTATCGAGAGTGTCCGATAGCTGTTGGAGATAGAAGTTGTAAGGTTAACTTGCTTCCCATGGAGATGCATGACTTTGACATTATTTTGGGCATGGATTGGTTGAGTGAACATCGTGCCACAATTGATTGTCAAGGAAAAAGGGTGATCTTTGGGGATGCAGATAAACCAGAATTTGTATACCAAGGGTCTCAGCCGAAGGGGGATGTTAAGTTAATTTATGCTCTAAAGGCGAGTAAATTATTGTCTAAGGGCTGTGATGGCTACCTTGCTTTCGTGAAGGATACATCGAAGGATGAACCTCGCATCGAGGATTATCCAGTTGTGAGGGAGTATGAAGATGTGTTCCCGAATGAGCTACCAGGTTTGCCACCACATAGAGAGGTGGAGTTTACTATTGAACTTGTTCCAGGTGTCGAGCATATTTCTAAGGCGCCTTATCGAATGGCACCACTtgagttgcaagaattgaaggagcaGCTGCAGGAGTTGTTGGATAGGGGATTTATCAGACcaa tggcattctTGGGGCATGTTGTATCTAGTAGGGGCATTGAGTTGGATCCTGCGAAAGTCGAGGCTATTACTAATTGGCCCAGACCTAGCAATGtgacagaggtaaggagtttcttGGGTTTGGCAGGCTACTATAGGCATTTTGTGGAAGGTTTCTCTTCCATAGCTTTACCATTGACTCAGCTAATGAGGAAGGGAATTAAGTTCGAGTGGAATGATGATCGTGATaagagctttcaaga AGAGACTACTCCTGTTCACGAGTTGGCAGAGATTTTTCAGCGAGATATTGTTAGACTTCATGGTGTGCCTGTGTCGATAGTTTCTGATAGGGATACGAGATTTACATCGCGATTTTGGAAGGGTTTCCAACAAGTTTGGGGTACAAGGCTTAATTTTAGTACAGCTTTTCATCCGCAGACCGATGGACAGTCagaaagaacgatccagacgttagaggatatgttgagggcaTGTGCTTTGGAGTGGACAGGTGACTGGGATAAGTATTTGTATCTTGTTGAGTTTGCGTATAATAACAGTTGGCacgcgagtattggtatgccaccatttgaAGCTTTGTATGGTAGGAGATGTAGAgcaccatcttgttgggatgaggttggagaGAGAGTCATTGAAGGACCAGAGCTAGTTAGAATCACTAATGAGAAGGTggagaaagttaaagaaagtttgaaggagGCTCGATCGCGTCAACAGAGTTATGCGGATCAACATCGGAAGTTTGGTGGATTTGAAccaggtgatcatgtgttcttaAAGGTGTCACCTTGTAAGGGTGTTAAACGTTTTGGTATGAAGGGAAAACttagtccgagatatgttggaccttttgatgtTATGGAGAAAGTGGGGGAAGTGTCTTATAGAGTTGCGTTGCCGCCACAACTATCTCAT GATCCTCATAAAGGCAAAACAATTCTGCCTagctctgcaaattcttctgagggtctGTCAAGCTCTGAATCTGATGAAGATAGTGATCATGATGATCCTGAAAAAGCTCAGCTTAAGACTGCTATTGATGCATTTAAGAAGTCAAATGTTGGTTCTTCTTTACATTTCAATACAAATCCTTCTTATTAtaatgctgatgctgagcattttcgaGAGACTGGATGGGATTTTGCATGGagagatgcacatacttctatctcTTCTGCTGTTGGTATTCAACATGTTCACAGGGCCCATGATGAACTTCAAAATCCTGAGCTTAAATTGCATCTTAATGCCTCTAccatttctgtgaaaggaattcaGTCTGAAATTGCTGATATGAAAAAATCTCATGCTAGTTTACATAACAAGATTGATGCATTTATGATTAATCCACCTACTTATGCTGAACTCATAGGTGTCAAAAATGTTGTTAAAGCCGTGGTTTAA